The Penaeus monodon isolate SGIC_2016 chromosome 5, NSTDA_Pmon_1, whole genome shotgun sequence genome window below encodes:
- the LOC119573025 gene encoding uncharacterized protein LOC119573025, which yields MKTLLLSLLVGCALAASVERPRRQLFENGIELQSSRSYLPPNKGSCQPSVVYRTQILYSTAVVPSTVYNRDVQYVTQTSVRTQQVYTTVYSEIIRTQQVPSVLYETVTVTRTQENVRTQVVTLPPQVNYVTRTQQSVRTEVQYQTKYETRVQQVPTTVVRNVVSTQVVPQQVVRTVYRTQTVTRTQQLPDQTRVVPSTQYSTIYSTVVIPAQDVVRTTQVVRTNFVTQTITQPGQTRVITSTQLVPVTTTIFSQVVRTNTQTQYVTRTQVEQRVSTVVRTQQVPQYNTRVVTVPQQIVRTQYSTQVVPTTINSQRIVPTVINVPAQTRYVTVTQTSVRTQQIPGQTRTQYNTRIVYNTNYVTSTVYREQYNTVTATQTIRGNCGYNYPEPANAFNPFAR from the coding sequence ATGAAGACACTTTTACTCTCCCTGTTGGTTGGCTGCGCCCTCGCAGCCTCCGTCGAGAGGCCTCGCCGGCAACTGTTCGAGAACGGTATTGAGCTGCAGTCTTCGCGGTCTTATTTGCCACCTAACAAAGGAAGCTGTCAGCCATCCGTTGTCTACCGCACTCAGATCCTGTACTCAACCGCAGTCGTCCCTTCAACCGTTTACAACAGAGACGTCCAGTATGTCACACAAACCTCCGTCCGTACACAGCAAGTCTACACCACCGTGTACTCTGAAATTATCCGCACTCAGCAGGTCCCGTCAGTGCTATACGAAACAGTAACTGTCACTCGTACTCAGGAAAATGTCCGCACACAGGTCGTCACTCTCCCACCTCAGGTCAACTACGTGACTCGTACACAGCAGAGTGTCAGGACCGAAGTGCAGTACCAGACAAAATATGAAACTCGCGTCCAGCAGGTACCCACCACCGTCGTTAGGAACGTCGTTTCCACCCAGGTGGTACCTCAGCAAGTGGTCCGTACTGTCTACAGAACACAGACGGTAACAAGGACACAGCAATTGCCAGATCAGACTCGTGTTGTACCTAGTACTCAATATAGCACAATTTATTCTACTGTGGTCATACCAGCCCAGGACGTCGTCAGGACTACCCAGGTTGTCAGGACTAATTTCGTGACCCAAACTATCACACAGCCTGGTCAAACTCGAGTCATCACCTCTACACAGCTGGTTCCTGTAACCACCACCATCTTCTCACAGGTGGTTCGCACTAACACACAGACTCAATACGTAACACGTACACAAGTTGAACAGCGAGTCTCCACCGTCGTGCGTACACAGCAGGTGCCACAGTACAACACCAGAGTCGTAACTGTTCCACAGCAGATTGTGAGGACACAGTACTCCACCCAAGTGGTTCCCACAACCATCAACTCCCAGAGGATTGTACCTACAGTGATCAACGTTCCCGCTCAGACCCGCTACGTCACAGTCACTCAAACCTCCGTCAGGACACAGCAAATCCCCGGTCAGACCCGCACTCAATACAACACCAGAATCGTCTACAACACCAATTACGTGACTTCTACCGTATACAGGGAACAGTATAACACCGTGACGGCCACCCAAACCATCAGAGGAAACTGTGGCTACAACTATCCCGAACCTGCCAACGCCTTCAACCCGTTTGCTCGCTAA
- the LOC119573028 gene encoding uncharacterized protein LOC119573028, with amino-acid sequence MWRFTATLLLLALASAEPQGYNYPEPDNQYLPPAKCNLPPVTSVVYNTQLQTSVRLQTVNQVNTQYITTTIVRQQVVPTTLFQTRVQTQVQYQTSVVQRTSIRAIDRFVTQTIPSPPVVQTRFVTSTRVVPQVNYVTRTQVQTQVVPVEVTTTQIRTVYQPVTNYETQARQETRVVTIPGRDVVQTRVQTVVQTSIVRSQQPANTRYVTSTRVQQVVETSVVRGQDVLRTTVAQRQQIIPFTSVNTRYENAVTTRQQVVTRTNVVTQTRVQTQVVPQEVVRTQVVPTTIYTTLFETRVQPFTQVQTVVRTQYVTPAPVVQTRQEVRTSVLQVPGQDRVVNREVVQTQQRQELVYRTVNQPRQVTVTQTVTSSCGYNYNAPAVPFSF; translated from the coding sequence ATGTGGCGCTTCACGGCGACGTTGCTGCTGCTGGCTCTGGCCTCGGCCGAACCCCAGGGATACAATTACCCGGAACCCGACAACCAATACCTTCCTCCCGCAAAATGCAACCTTCCTCCTGTCACTTCCGTCGTCTACAACACTCAGCTTCAGACCTCGGTCCGCCTCCAGACCGTTAATCAAGTCAACACTCAGTACATAACCACAACCATCGTCAGGCAACAGGTGGTACCAACCACACTGTTCCAGACTCGTGTCCAGACGCAGGTTCAGTATCAGACCAGCGTTGTTCAGCGCACTAGTATTCGTGCTATTGACAGGTTTGTCACTCAAACCATTCCCAGTCCACCTGTTGTACAAACTCGTTTCGTCACTTCAACCCGTGTGGTGCCGCAGGTCAACTACGTCACACGTACACAGGTGCAGACACAGGTAGTTCCTGTCGAGGTGACCACCACTCAGATCAGGACTGTATACCAGCCTGTTACCAACTACGAGACACAGGCTCGCCAAGAGACCCGTGTTGTTACTATTCCAGGCCGTGATGTTGTACAAACTCGTGTTCAGACTGTTGTTCAGACCTCCATTGTAAGGAGCCAACAGCCAGCTAACACCCGATATGTAACATCAACACGTGTCCAACAAGTTGTCGAGACATCTGTTGTCCGTGGACAGGACGTTCTAAGAACTACCGTTGCTCAGCGTCAACAGATCATTCCTTTCACATCTGTTAATACACGTTACGAGAATGCCGTTACTACTCGTCAACAGGTGGTGACAAGGACCAATGTAGTTACCCAGACACGCGTCCAAACACAGGTGGTGCCCCAAGAAGTGGTGCGTACTCAGGTGGTTCCCACCACCATCTACACCACTCTCTTCGAGACAAGGGTTCAGCCATTCACACAGGTGCAGACCGTTGTCAGGACCCAGTACGTCACACCGGCCCCTGTTGTACAAACCCGTCAGGAAGTTCGAACCTCTGTGCTCCAAGTACCCGGTCAAGACCGCGTCGTTAACCGGGAGGTGGTGCAGACTCAACAAAGACAGGAGCTCGTGTACCGCACAGTTAACCAGCCTCGTCAAGTTACCGTCACTCAGACAGTTACTTCCTCTTGTGGATATAATTACAATGCTCCAGCTGTCCCATTTAGTTTCTAA
- the LOC119573023 gene encoding LOW QUALITY PROTEIN: uncharacterized protein LOC119573023 (The sequence of the model RefSeq protein was modified relative to this genomic sequence to represent the inferred CDS: inserted 2 bases in 1 codon): MAFRRMRTLLLSLLVGCAFGASVERPRRQIFGARINLESSYLPPKEEAQCKPSVVYRTQLHYSTVVVPSTVYNTNVQYITQTSVRTQQVFTTLYSQIVRTQQVPSVRYQTLTVTRTQENLRTQLITLPPQVNYVTRTQQSVRTQVQYQTRYETRVQQVPTTIVRNVVSTQVVPQQVISTVYRTQTVIRTQQLPDQTRIVPTTQYSTRYSTVVIPAQNVVRTTQLVRTNVVTQTITQPGQTRIITSTXMVPVTTTISRRVRTNTQTQYVTRTQVEQRVSTVVRTQQVPQYNTRIVTVPQQVVRTQFSTRVVPTTIYAQRTASSYINLPAQTRFVTVTQTSVRTQQLPGQTRTQYNTRIVYNTNYVTSTVYREQYNTVTATATVKGDCGYSYPAPARAFNPFAS; this comes from the exons ATGGCATTCCGTAGGATGAGGACGCTGCTGCTCTCCCTGCTGGTCGGCTGCGCCTTCGGAGCGTCCGTTGAGAGGCCTCGCCGTCAGATCTTCGGAGCTCGCATTAACCTCGAGTCCTCCTATTTGCCGCCAAAGGAAGAAGCCCAATGCAAGCCATCTGTCGTTTACCGCACGCAGCTACACTATTCTACCGTAGTCGTCCCATCAACTGTCTACAACACAAACGTCCAGTACATCACACAAACATCCGTCCGCACACAGCAAGTCTTCACAACCTTATACTCACAGATCGTCCGCACTCAGCAGGTTCCTTCAGTGCGATACCAAACACTCACTGTCACTCGCACTCAGGAAAACCTACGCACACAGctcatcactctccctcctcaGGTCAACTACGTCACTCGTACTCAGCAGAGTGTCAGGACCCAAGTGCAGTACCAGACACGGTATGAGACTCGTGTCCAACAGGTACCTACCACCATCGTTAGAAACGTCGTCTCAACACAGGTGGTACCTCAGCAGGTGATCAGCACCGTCTACAGAACACAGACTGTTATAAGAACACAGCAGTTGCCGGATCAGACTCGTATTGTACCTACTACTCAGTATAGCACTCGTTATTCTACTGTAGTCATACCTGCACAGAACGTCGTGAGGACTACCCAACTTGTCAGGACCAACGTTGTCACCCAAACCATCACACAACCTGGTCAGACTCGAATCATCACCTCTAC CATGGTTCctgtcaccaccaccatctctcGCAGGGTTCGCACTAACACGCAGACTCAGTATGTAACACGTACACAAGTAGAACAACGAGTCTCCACCGTCGTTCGTACACAGCAGGTGCCACAGTACAACACAAGGATCGTCACCGTTCCTCAGCAGGTCGTGAGGACACAGTTCTCTACCCGAGTGGTTCCTACAACCATCTACGCTCAGAGGACAGCGTCTTCATACATCAACCTTCCCGCTCAGACACGCTTCGTCACAGTCACTCAAACCTCTGTCAGGACACAACAACTGCCCGGCCAGACTCGCACTCAATACAACACCAGAATCGTCTACAACACCAATTACGTGACTTCTACCGTATACAGGGAACAGTATAACACCGTGACGGCCACTGCCACCGTCAAAGGAGACTGCGGCTACAGCTACCCAGCTCCCGCTCGCGCCTTCAACCCCTTCGCCAGCTAG
- the LOC119573020 gene encoding LOW QUALITY PROTEIN: uncharacterized protein LOC119573020 (The sequence of the model RefSeq protein was modified relative to this genomic sequence to represent the inferred CDS: inserted 2 bases in 1 codon) — translation MSDRDAGLPITAALICGISLCRMWRFTATLLLLALASAEPQGYNYPEPDNQYLPPAKCNLAPVTSVVYNTQLQTSVRLQTVNQVNTQYATTTIVRQQVVPTTLFQXSVQTQVQYQTSVVRQTTIRAIDRFVTQTVPSPPLVQTRFVTSTRVVPQVNYVTRTQLQTQLVPVQVTSTQIRTIIQPLTNYQTQERQATRVVTIPGRDVVQTRVQTIVQTSIVRSQQPAITRFVTSTRVQQLLKTSIVRGQDVLSTTVVQRQQIIPFTSVNTRYQNVVATRQQLVTRTNVVTQTRILTQVVSQEVVRTQVVPTTIYTTLFETRVQPFTQVQTVVRTQYVTPVPVVQTRQEVRTSVVQVPGQDRVVNRELVQTQQRQEVVYRTVNQPRQVTVTQTVTSSCGYNYDAPAVPFKF, via the exons ATGAGTGATCGAGACGCGGGCCTTCCAATCACCGCTGCTCTAATCTGTGGAATTTCTCTTTGCAGGATGTGGCGCTTCACGGCGACACTGCTGCTGCTGGCTCTGGCTTCAGCCGAACCCCAGGGATACAATTACCCGGAACCCGACAACCAATACCTTCCTCCTGCAAAATGCAATCTTGCTCCTGTCACTTCCGTCGTCTACAACACTCAGCTTCAGACCTCGGTCCGCCTCCAGACCGTCAATCAAGTCAACACTCAATACGCAACCACGACCATTGTCAGGCAACAGGTGGTACCAACCACACTTTTCCA CTCGGTTCAGACGCAGGTCCAGTATCAGACCAGCGTTGTTCGACAAACAACTATTCGTGCTATTGACAGGTTTGTCACCCAGACCGTTCCAAGCCCACCTCTTGTGCAAACTCGTTTCGTCACTTCAACCCGTGTGGTGCCACAGGTCAACTACGTCACACGTACTCAGCTACAGACACAGTTGGTTCCTGTCCAAGTGACCAGCACTCAGATCAGGACTATCATCCAGCCTCTTACTAATTACCAGACACAGGAGCGTCAAGCTACCCGTGTCGTCACTATCCCAGGCCGTGACGTTGTACAAACTCGTGTTCAGACTATTGTTCAGACCTCCATTGTCAGGAGCCAACAGCCAGCTATCACCCGTTTTGTAACATCAACACGTGTGCAACAGCTACTAAAGACATCTATCGTCCGTGGACAGGACGTTCTTTCAACTACTGTTGTTCAGCGTCAACAGATCATTCCGTTCACATCTGTTAACACTCGTTACCAGAATGTCGTTGCTACTCGTCAGCAGCTGGTGACGAGAACCAATGTTGTTACCCAGACACGTATCCTCACACAGGTGGTGTCCCAAGAGGTGGTGCGTACTCAGGTGGTTCCCACCACCATCTACACTACTCTCTTCGAGACAAGGGTTCAGCCCTTCACACAGGTGCAGACAGTTGTCAGGACCCAGTACGTCACACCGGTCCCCGTTGTACAAACCCGTCAGGAAGTCAGGACCTCTGTGGTCCAAGTACCCGGTCAAGATCGCGTCGTTAACCGGGAGCTGGTTCAAACCCAACAAAGACAGGAGGTCGTGTACCGAACAGTTAACCAGCCTCGCCAAGTTACTGTCACTCAGACAGTTACTTCCTCTTGTGGATATAATTACGATGCCCCAGCCGTTCCCTTCAAGTTCTAG